The following proteins are encoded in a genomic region of Vulpes vulpes isolate BD-2025 chromosome X, VulVul3, whole genome shotgun sequence:
- the LOC140596050 gene encoding uncharacterized protein has protein sequence MEKDIVSHKEALVSQASNTDPGTAAAEAGPLPEAENPPEGAPAAASSGVDVGQESTGLGENEEMQDMSVVSMPPIVEADGGPCPEGVLVPGDVTPQGANPEGNAGKPGSGKRRNRKRSTIVYLPWPLTLQTRASSAARMLGQTRILGSLSLADTEDEVVYETSEPGGDKEAENTAVLSQPQEAPADALWPAASPVEPPLEDASLAANEEINKGRKNRRKGRNKKNRRIMASPWPLTVQAWASVTGSDQAETASAGDSSLDNDGTSVEEHKSQGPEGEEDNPSAKALYQSAQEEAPDSSANLEQASGEEGESLIVDSEGDGEQSGHKRSTSKEKSVLAHPWPLTVQAWASFRAADSVQAQPQEESSAASIGVAVGQKKQPQLENSKEEAKSASPWPVRAQASAPFSESAQRQVSLMGAPSQDPQSKVSQTGRGCQGRCKEQVQGDAEQTVESGQEWRSTERYPEDQDFWECTVVNFARQVDCRYCGELCSQERMESLTVTKTHTHMGT, from the coding sequence ATGGAAAAGGACATTGTAAGTCACAAGGAGGCTCTGGTGAGCCAAGCAAGCAACACAGACCCAGGCACcgcagcagcagaggcaggacCCCTGCCCGAGGCTGAGAATCCACCTGAAGGTGCCCCAGCGGCTGCAAGTAGTGGGGTCGATGTGGGGCAGGAAAGCACCGGGCTGGGAGAGAATGAGGAGATGCAGGATATGTCTGTTGTTAGTATGCCTCCCATCGTGGAGGCTGATGGTGGCCCGTGCCCAGAGGGAGTTCTGGTTCCAGGCGACGTGACCCCACAGGGGGCTAACCCCGAGGGAAATGCAGGGAAGCCAGGCAGCGGGAAAAGGAGGAATAGAAAGCGGAGCACGATCGTGTATCTGCCCTGGCCTCTGACACTGCAGACTCGAGCGTCTTCTGCAGCCCGCATGCTGGGCCAGACTCGCATCCTGGGGTCTCTGTCGCTGGCTGATACTGAAGACGAGGTAGTGTATGAAACCAGTGAGCCAGGTGGGGACAAGGAGGCAGAGAACACAGCCGTTCTCTCTCAGCCTCAGGAGGCACCTGCTGATGCCCTGTGGCCAGCAGCAAGTCCCGTTGAGCCCCCTCTTGAGGATGCATCCCTGGCAGCCAATGAGGAGATAAACAAAGGGCGGAAAAATAGACGGAaggggagaaataaaaagaacagaaggatCATGGCTAGTCCTTGGCCTCTGACGGTCCAGGCTTGGGCATCGGTCACAGGCTCAGATCAGGCAGAGACAGCTTCAGCAGGGGATTCATCACTTGATAATGATGGGACCAGTGTGGAGGAGCATAAAAGCCAGGGTCCAGAGGGTGAGGAGGATAACCCATCAGCCAAAGCTCTTTATCAAAGTGCACAGGAGGAGGCCCCAGACTCATCTGCCAATCTGGAGCAGGCctcaggggaggaaggggagtcCCTCATTGTGGACAGCGAGGGAGATGGAGAGCAGAGCGGACACAAAAGGAGTACTAGCAAGGAGAAAAGTGTCTTAGCTCACCCTTGGCCTCTGACAGTACAAGCCTGGGCATCATTCAGAGCAGCAGATTCAGTTCAGGCTCAGCCTCAGGAGGAATCTTCTGCTGCAAGTATAGGGGTGGCTGTGGGGCAGAAAAAACAGCCTCAACTGGAGAACAGTAAGGAGGAAgcaaagtctgcttctccttggcCTGTAAGGGCCCAAGCTAGTGCCCCCTTCTCAGAGTCAGCTCAGAGGCAGGTTTCATTGATGGGGGCTCCTTCACAAGACCCCCAGTCAAAGGTGAGCCAAACCGGGAGGGGGTGCCAGGGGAGGTGTAAGGAGCAAGTTCAGGGCGATGCAGAGCAAACTGTGGAATCTGGTCAGGAATGGAGAAGCACCGAGAGATATCCAGAGGATCAGGACTTTTGGGAATGCACAGTGGTGAATTTTGCTAGGCAAGTCGATTGTCGCTATTGTGGGGAGCTCTGCTCACAAGAGCGGATGGAGTCTTTGACTGTGACCAAAACCCACACCCACATGGGTACTTGA